In the genome of Pediococcus claussenii ATCC BAA-344, one region contains:
- a CDS encoding metal-dependent transcriptional regulator has product MTPMKEDYLKIIFELGGTKNKVSNKQIANSLDIAAGSVTEMVSKLVEDGLATHTPYAGIALTDEGVEVAEQLVRRHRIWETFLVDKLHYKLSEVHTDAEQLEHVNSEKIINDLDAFLGHPKHCPHGGVIPTADGYYPEYSHVQLSELKDGDVAVVDRLADNRDLLTYLDQIDFDLGDRIKIIGHAPFEGPIKVQLLSEKEEDTIREVSFKASHYVFVQPEK; this is encoded by the coding sequence ATGACGCCAATGAAGGAAGATTATTTAAAAATAATTTTTGAACTCGGTGGTACTAAGAATAAGGTTTCAAATAAACAAATTGCTAATAGTTTAGATATCGCAGCAGGATCGGTAACAGAAATGGTTTCTAAGCTTGTTGAGGACGGCTTGGCTACTCATACACCATATGCAGGAATTGCGTTGACAGATGAGGGCGTTGAAGTAGCTGAACAATTGGTAAGAAGACACCGAATTTGGGAAACATTTTTGGTCGATAAACTACACTATAAGCTTTCGGAAGTACACACAGATGCTGAACAACTTGAACATGTTAATAGCGAGAAGATAATTAATGATTTAGACGCTTTTTTAGGGCATCCCAAACATTGCCCACATGGTGGGGTGATTCCGACTGCTGATGGATATTATCCAGAATATAGCCACGTCCAACTTTCAGAGTTAAAGGATGGTGATGTAGCCGTTGTTGATCGGTTAGCAGACAATCGAGATCTGTTAACTTATTTGGATCAAATTGATTTTGATTTGGGCGATCGTATTAAAATTATTGGGCATGCACCATTTGAAGGACCAATTAAGGTCCAACTTCTTTCTGAAAAGGAAGAGGATACAATTCGAGAGGTTAGTTTTAAGGCGTCACATTACGTTTTTGTCCAACCTGAAAAATAA
- a CDS encoding cation diffusion facilitator family transporter, whose product MHDNSLTGQRFFIVTALNILITVAEFLGGIFSGSLALISDAFHNLGDGAAIVMAYAASRISRKKSNQHKTFGYRRAEIISSYLNAIFLIVISVFLIVEAGKRIFEPTKINGILMLIVAIIGLFANAGSALLLNSGKTNNLNIKATYLHFLSDALSSVGVIIGAIVIQLFNITWVDPLVTILVSLYIIKETFPILRDSTNILMQSGPDLDYEAMALDMEKVCGVVSVHHIHAWMIDENRIIFSAHINLQDQMLSNVEVTYQAVEKLLTEKYHVDHVTLQAEVERGRDATKFTTNQNDI is encoded by the coding sequence ATGCATGATAATTCTTTGACAGGGCAACGTTTTTTTATAGTTACAGCTTTAAATATTTTGATTACGGTAGCGGAATTTCTGGGAGGTATCTTTTCAGGCAGTTTGGCGTTAATTTCGGATGCTTTTCATAATTTGGGAGATGGTGCTGCTATTGTAATGGCATATGCAGCAAGCCGTATCAGTCGTAAGAAGTCAAATCAACACAAGACATTTGGATATCGCAGGGCAGAAATAATTTCGTCATACCTTAATGCAATTTTTTTAATTGTTATTTCTGTTTTTTTAATTGTGGAAGCAGGAAAAAGAATTTTTGAACCCACTAAAATTAATGGTATCTTGATGTTAATTGTTGCGATCATAGGATTATTTGCTAATGCTGGTTCGGCGTTACTACTGAATAGTGGGAAAACAAACAATTTGAATATAAAGGCAACATACTTACATTTTTTGAGTGACGCATTGTCATCAGTTGGAGTAATTATTGGGGCTATTGTAATACAGCTATTTAATATTACATGGGTTGATCCGTTGGTTACCATTCTCGTTTCGTTGTATATTATTAAGGAGACATTTCCAATTTTACGTGATTCAACTAATATATTAATGCAATCAGGTCCTGATTTAGATTATGAAGCGATGGCACTGGATATGGAGAAAGTATGTGGAGTAGTTAGTGTACATCACATTCATGCTTGGATGATTGACGAGAACCGAATTATTTTTTCGGCTCACATCAATTTACAGGACCAGATGTTAAGCAATGTTGAGGTGACGTACCAGGCGGTTGAAAAATTACTTACGGAGAAGTATCATGTGGACCACGTCACGTTACAGGCAGAAGTCGAGCGGGGACGTGATGCTACAAAGTTTACGACAAATCAAAATGACATTTAA
- a CDS encoding phosphatase PAP2 family protein, translating into MLNDVQNIKRQYVWTAGIVAVILIFAAKIHLQLLDTIDRLFSNLIQDGMQIWLTVVMKMITHIADTKLGLIYAILIALYLWFGRRQRVDAIWTLATMFGGVAIAFVVKEIVKRPRPNINQVIPETGYSMPSGHTFEAVLVIAFLYLFFIRPIQNGTVKTLLYRLCYVWIILVMWSRIYLGAHYLSDTIVAVAIAIVWLSVALWLYKRYYELVASFVNPVGRHQRKDFLNR; encoded by the coding sequence ATGTTAAACGATGTACAGAATATCAAAAGGCAATATGTCTGGACGGCAGGTATTGTTGCAGTAATCTTAATCTTTGCAGCAAAGATTCATTTACAATTATTGGATACGATTGATCGTTTGTTCAGTAATTTAATTCAAGATGGTATGCAGATATGGTTAACTGTCGTGATGAAGATGATCACACATATTGCCGATACTAAATTAGGACTGATTTATGCAATATTAATAGCCTTATATCTATGGTTTGGACGTCGTCAAAGGGTTGATGCTATTTGGACACTCGCAACAATGTTTGGCGGAGTTGCAATTGCATTTGTTGTAAAAGAAATTGTTAAACGACCACGCCCTAACATAAATCAGGTTATACCAGAAACCGGATATAGTATGCCAAGTGGTCATACTTTTGAAGCGGTACTAGTTATTGCCTTTTTATATCTATTCTTTATTCGTCCTATTCAAAATGGGACCGTTAAAACTTTGTTATACCGGTTATGTTATGTTTGGATAATCTTAGTGATGTGGTCACGTATCTATTTAGGAGCCCATTATTTATCCGACACAATCGTTGCAGTTGCGATTGCAATTGTGTGGTTATCGGTTGCTCTGTGGTTATATAAACGTTATTACGAATTAGTTGCAAGCTTTGTTAATCCCGTTGGCAGACACCAGCGAAAAGATTTTTTGAATAGATAA
- a CDS encoding HD domain-containing protein yields MILSSEQTKLIDQHVKDRLGNDFTGHDYAHILRVVKMAKKLAKSQAGIDLGVVTAAAYLHDVIDEKLVKSTEDAEKQLSLFMQRIGVSQADIDQIFDIITHMSYAKNLEERYELSAEGNIVQDADRLDAIGAIGIGRVFYYGGSHEHVIYDPKIAPRKHMTHDQYRENETVINHFYEKLLKLADLMNTEEAKRIAQRRTVVMQEFLEEFDLEWNQER; encoded by the coding sequence ATGATTCTGAGTTCAGAGCAGACCAAATTAATTGACCAACACGTAAAAGATCGTTTGGGTAATGATTTTACCGGACATGATTATGCACATATATTACGCGTGGTTAAAATGGCTAAAAAATTGGCTAAAAGCCAGGCGGGGATTGATCTCGGTGTTGTTACGGCGGCCGCTTATTTGCACGATGTCATAGATGAAAAGTTGGTAAAAAGCACTGAAGATGCTGAAAAACAACTATCTTTGTTTATGCAACGCATCGGCGTTAGTCAAGCGGATATTGATCAAATTTTCGACATTATAACGCATATGTCATATGCTAAAAATTTAGAAGAACGTTATGAACTTTCAGCGGAGGGTAATATTGTTCAGGATGCTGATCGATTAGATGCTATTGGTGCAATCGGAATTGGGCGTGTTTTCTATTACGGTGGCAGTCATGAGCATGTGATTTATGATCCTAAGATCGCTCCAAGGAAACATATGACACACGACCAATATCGAGAGAATGAAACGGTTATTAACCATTTTTACGAAAAATTACTTAAACTTGCTGATTTAATGAATACTGAAGAAGCAAAAAGAATTGCTCAGAGAAGAACAGTTGTAATGCAAGAATTTTTAGAAGAATTCGATTTGGAATGGAATCAGGAAAGGTGA
- the rny gene encoding ribonuclease Y: MILITIILLILSILIGFAFRKFQFNKSIQEANIAAAQIRRHGEIKDKDEVEKLISKEKKNTIQYRDGIEDEIKTDIEDNERKSRWLDQRIELLDKKEQGLAKKNELLNQKNLDLKSQKKELHDIRENSRQLILDRHEALQNSAEMSQDAADHEVLRETEEDVSQTYNKYVIDAETELEATSENSARVLIDQAIEHSGGKTVLYENHRSLEVTSKEVLGKIIGNAGQNVRAIEALTGVDIIIDDKESEVIINGYDPIRRATAYRVLERISETHRVNPDAIEQIVNETNRYMDHHIRHYGEKAVNELGLTKVAPDLIKFIGRMHYRTSYGQNILEHSIETAKLAGIFAAELGEDSAMARRAGLLHDIGKSIDRDIEATHVEIGVELTKQYRESPVVVNTIASHHGDVESEYVIADLVTAADSISGSRQGARNESAADYLQRIKSLEGIANEQPEVDESYAIQAGRELRVIVQPKKTNDKSIHDIATEVKNEIEENVTYPGQVKVTVVRKLEIVEYAERRRA, from the coding sequence ATGATTTTAATAACAATTATATTGTTAATTCTGTCTATTCTAATCGGTTTTGCTTTTCGCAAGTTTCAATTTAATAAATCAATTCAAGAAGCTAATATTGCGGCAGCGCAAATTAGACGACATGGTGAAATTAAGGATAAAGATGAAGTTGAAAAATTAATTTCGAAAGAAAAGAAAAATACCATTCAATATAGAGATGGAATTGAAGATGAAATTAAAACAGACATTGAGGACAACGAACGAAAAAGTCGTTGGCTTGATCAGCGAATTGAACTACTAGATAAGAAAGAACAGGGATTAGCTAAAAAAAATGAACTTTTGAATCAAAAAAATTTAGATTTAAAAAGTCAAAAAAAAGAACTACATGATATTAGAGAAAACAGTCGTCAGCTGATTTTGGATCGACATGAAGCTTTACAGAATTCTGCTGAAATGAGTCAAGATGCCGCTGATCACGAGGTGTTACGGGAAACGGAAGAAGATGTGTCACAAACATATAATAAGTATGTAATTGATGCTGAAACGGAATTGGAAGCGACTAGTGAAAACAGTGCGCGGGTTTTAATTGACCAGGCGATCGAGCATAGTGGTGGAAAAACGGTTTTATATGAAAATCATCGTTCACTTGAGGTAACCTCCAAGGAAGTATTAGGGAAAATAATCGGCAATGCTGGGCAAAATGTTAGAGCAATTGAAGCATTAACCGGTGTTGATATCATTATTGATGATAAAGAAAGTGAAGTCATTATTAATGGATATGATCCAATTAGGCGTGCTACTGCTTATCGAGTGTTAGAGCGCATTAGTGAGACTCATCGTGTGAATCCAGACGCAATCGAACAGATTGTTAACGAGACTAATCGGTACATGGATCACCATATCAGACATTATGGAGAAAAAGCAGTTAATGAATTAGGTTTAACAAAAGTTGCTCCGGATCTAATTAAGTTTATTGGACGAATGCATTACAGGACGAGCTATGGTCAGAACATTCTAGAACATTCTATCGAGACTGCTAAATTGGCTGGAATTTTTGCGGCAGAACTTGGTGAAGATTCAGCGATGGCAAGGCGAGCAGGATTACTTCATGATATTGGTAAATCAATTGATCGTGATATTGAAGCAACTCATGTTGAAATTGGAGTAGAGCTCACCAAACAATATCGGGAGAGTCCAGTGGTTGTAAACACTATTGCCTCTCACCACGGGGATGTTGAATCGGAATATGTAATTGCTGATTTGGTTACGGCAGCCGATTCAATATCTGGATCACGACAAGGAGCGCGTAATGAATCAGCGGCAGACTACTTACAACGAATCAAGAGTCTGGAAGGCATTGCTAATGAGCAGCCTGAAGTTGATGAAAGCTATGCAATACAAGCAGGACGTGAGTTAAGGGTTATTGTTCAACCAAAGAAAACGAACGATAAGAGTATTCATGACATCGCTACTGAAGTTAAAAATGAGATCGAGGAAAATGTTACTTACCCAGGACAAGTTAAGGTAACCGTTGTGAGAAAGCTTGAAATTGTTGAATATGCAGAAAGGCGGCGAGCATGA
- a CDS encoding GNAT family N-acetyltransferase, producing MITIREADKDDAGQIAPLINIIYEEMELSELDDVPAARWQRVLGQAYSTDEYLDTMAKTVVAEDTHTGKVVGVAFGYSDEYEEHLNDIISGYAEKAHILDDELEPDIEAYRNEWYLDSIAVDPNYQGQGIGGKLLRTLPKFARRDGETTIGLNVDFENPNAKKLYNKNNFITVGIRKIGDHLYFHMQKKLQNVMSA from the coding sequence GTGATAACAATTAGAGAAGCAGACAAGGACGATGCTGGACAGATAGCGCCGTTGATTAATATTATTTACGAAGAGATGGAGTTGTCGGAATTAGACGACGTACCCGCCGCCAGATGGCAACGAGTGTTAGGGCAGGCGTATTCAACTGATGAATATTTGGATACGATGGCTAAAACGGTCGTTGCGGAAGATACACATACTGGTAAGGTTGTTGGAGTGGCTTTTGGCTATTCTGATGAGTACGAGGAACATCTAAATGATATTATAAGTGGTTATGCGGAAAAAGCACACATTCTAGATGACGAACTGGAGCCTGATATTGAAGCATATCGCAATGAATGGTACTTAGATTCGATCGCGGTTGATCCAAATTATCAGGGACAGGGAATTGGTGGAAAACTTTTACGCACACTACCTAAGTTTGCCCGCCGTGATGGTGAAACAACTATTGGGCTGAATGTTGATTTTGAAAATCCAAATGCAAAAAAACTGTACAATAAAAATAATTTTATAACGGTCGGAATTAGAAAAATTGGAGATCATTTGTATTTCCATATGCAAAAGAAACTCCAGAATGTAATGTCGGCTTAG
- a CDS encoding RluA family pseudouridine synthase, giving the protein MRYKFRNDYEEIINAKRVLQKEHVSQRLIKRIEYEGSLVDENGTRIDFSDKLMPFEEFYIELPDEKAHEGVSISHDALSILFENDNWLVIDKDAGVSSVPGPSNSENTLVNRIEGHWQEQGSSNMVPHLVSRLDRDTSGIVLVAKNAIVNSLISADVYKKRIRKYYLAIVEGNLEQDTGIIDKKIGLAQDGIHREIQEDGQRSRTKFKVLSRNNGKTLVQVELLTGRTHQIRVHFAAINHPLIGDHLYGHEDPLIGRQALHASELDFFDPITKEERHFEAPLPKDFDQLKAQLGL; this is encoded by the coding sequence ATGAGATATAAATTTAGGAATGATTATGAAGAGATTATCAATGCAAAGAGAGTGCTACAAAAAGAACATGTTAGTCAGCGTTTAATTAAAAGGATTGAATATGAAGGATCGTTGGTCGATGAAAATGGTACTAGAATTGATTTTTCGGATAAACTAATGCCTTTTGAGGAGTTCTACATTGAGTTACCTGATGAAAAAGCGCACGAAGGAGTATCAATTAGTCATGATGCATTGTCAATTTTATTTGAGAATGATAATTGGTTAGTGATTGATAAGGATGCCGGTGTAAGTTCAGTTCCAGGTCCAAGTAATTCGGAAAACACTCTGGTAAACCGAATTGAAGGACACTGGCAAGAACAGGGTTCTTCAAATATGGTTCCGCACCTCGTTTCACGATTGGATAGGGATACTAGTGGGATCGTCCTGGTCGCAAAGAACGCGATTGTGAACAGCTTGATTTCGGCAGATGTATATAAAAAACGGATCAGGAAATACTATTTAGCGATTGTGGAAGGAAACTTGGAGCAAGACACAGGTATCATTGATAAAAAGATTGGATTAGCACAGGATGGGATTCATCGTGAAATACAGGAAGACGGACAAAGAAGTCGAACAAAATTCAAGGTGCTCAGTCGCAATAATGGTAAAACACTTGTGCAAGTTGAGTTGTTAACAGGACGTACACACCAAATTAGAGTTCATTTTGCCGCAATTAACCATCCGTTGATTGGAGATCATTTGTATGGTCATGAGGACCCATTAATTGGAAGACAGGCACTACATGCAAGTGAGCTGGACTTTTTTGATCCGATTACAAAAGAGGAACGTCATTTTGAAGCACCATTACCAAAAGACTTTGATCAGTTAAAAGCTCAACTAGGGCTTTGA
- a CDS encoding folate family ECF transporter S component: MKNFFSLKNVFTVRNLTIMALLAALDVVLARFTTIHISAQFTLVSFEYIPSTIVSALFGPWAGLVFGIVSDTVGYFSNPIGPYLPVWAISAIVANLIAAIFLYRGKFSWWRIIIVRLLVMIIVTMGLNFIWQSLYFGASASLFFNTARIISNIVQLPIQVILIRIFGKLSLNAVDRSLAAHKSF; the protein is encoded by the coding sequence ATGAAGAATTTTTTTAGTTTAAAAAACGTTTTTACCGTGCGAAATCTAACCATTATGGCTTTGTTGGCAGCGTTAGACGTTGTATTAGCTCGTTTTACAACGATCCATATTTCTGCACAATTTACGCTGGTTAGTTTTGAGTACATTCCATCAACGATTGTATCTGCACTTTTTGGTCCATGGGCAGGGTTGGTATTTGGAATAGTGAGCGACACCGTTGGTTATTTTTCCAATCCGATCGGACCATACTTACCTGTTTGGGCTATCAGTGCCATAGTTGCAAATTTGATTGCTGCTATTTTTTTGTATCGTGGCAAATTTAGTTGGTGGCGAATAATTATTGTCAGATTACTTGTTATGATAATCGTTACGATGGGACTTAATTTCATCTGGCAATCACTTTATTTTGGAGCATCAGCGAGCTTATTCTTCAATACGGCACGAATCATCAGTAACATCGTACAACTGCCTATTCAGGTTATTTTGATCCGTATTTTTGGTAAATTATCGTTGAATGCTGTGGACCGCAGCCTTGCTGCTCACAAATCCTTTTAA
- the recQ gene encoding DNA helicase RecQ — protein sequence MNPQLILKEKFGYDSFRGGQAKVIDNIVNGDNTLAIMPTGGGKSLCYQIPALMFKGITLVVSPLISLMKDQVDALNENGIAATFINSTLNFMEIDERISMAARGDVKLIYISPERLDSESFVRELTNLKVDLIAVDEAHCISQWGHDFRPSYLSLSETIKSFSSNPVIVALTATATPRVAKDIMERLNISPKHEVKTNFARKNLSFQIIKDQNNDIFLQEYLRANKKQSGIIYASTRKEVERITGMLNHQKIPATMYHGGLSESVRQQNQEDFLYDRIPIMVATNAFGMGIDKSNVRFVIHAQVPGSIEAYYQEAGRAGRDGLPSEVILLFKLKDVRIQRFFINESEMDEASKAVEYTKLQKMTQYANTQQCLQQFILQYFGDEGPECGQCGNCLDERELQDISVDAQKVLSCVKRMNEGFGKIVVAQVLTGSQVQKVRQFRFDKLSTYGLLKDRSQKEVTELIDYLTAYRFLQVSGGQYPVLQVSESGIEVLKGIKKVYRKSAVKAKKSLPEDSDLFEKLRRLRRNFAEKQHVPPFVIFSDKTLQSMCEILPTKLSEMQVVKGVGENKLQKYGKQFIELIKAETVEE from the coding sequence ATGAATCCACAATTAATTTTAAAAGAAAAGTTTGGCTATGATTCATTTCGTGGTGGTCAAGCTAAAGTCATTGATAATATTGTAAATGGTGATAATACCTTGGCAATTATGCCCACTGGGGGTGGAAAATCACTCTGTTATCAGATACCAGCACTCATGTTTAAGGGAATAACTTTGGTGGTATCGCCCTTGATTTCTTTGATGAAGGATCAGGTTGATGCTCTTAATGAAAATGGGATTGCAGCGACCTTTATTAATAGTACTCTCAACTTTATGGAGATTGATGAACGCATTAGCATGGCCGCACGTGGTGATGTTAAATTGATATATATTTCACCAGAAAGATTGGATTCTGAATCATTTGTTAGGGAGCTCACAAATTTAAAAGTTGATCTAATTGCGGTTGATGAAGCTCACTGTATTTCTCAGTGGGGACATGATTTTCGTCCAAGTTATTTAAGTTTAAGTGAAACAATCAAGTCGTTTTCGTCTAATCCGGTTATCGTGGCATTAACCGCTACTGCAACACCACGAGTGGCTAAGGATATTATGGAAAGACTTAACATTAGTCCAAAACATGAGGTGAAAACAAATTTTGCTCGTAAAAACCTGTCTTTTCAAATTATTAAAGATCAAAATAATGACATTTTTTTGCAAGAGTATCTTAGGGCCAATAAAAAGCAGTCGGGAATAATTTATGCTTCAACTCGGAAAGAAGTTGAACGTATCACTGGTATGCTGAATCACCAAAAAATTCCTGCTACCATGTATCATGGCGGATTATCAGAGTCGGTACGCCAGCAAAATCAAGAGGATTTTTTATATGATCGTATTCCCATTATGGTTGCTACAAATGCTTTTGGGATGGGAATTGATAAGAGTAATGTACGGTTTGTAATTCATGCACAGGTCCCCGGAAGTATTGAAGCGTATTACCAAGAAGCCGGACGTGCTGGTAGAGACGGTCTTCCGAGTGAAGTGATTCTATTATTTAAGTTAAAGGATGTTCGGATTCAACGCTTTTTTATTAACGAATCTGAGATGGATGAAGCAAGTAAAGCAGTCGAATATACCAAGTTACAGAAAATGACACAGTATGCTAATACGCAACAATGTTTGCAACAATTTATTTTGCAGTATTTCGGAGATGAAGGCCCAGAATGTGGGCAATGTGGTAATTGCTTAGATGAGCGTGAATTACAAGACATTTCTGTTGACGCTCAAAAGGTACTGTCATGTGTTAAGCGAATGAACGAAGGCTTTGGCAAAATTGTCGTTGCGCAGGTTTTAACAGGATCCCAAGTTCAAAAGGTACGACAATTTAGGTTTGATAAATTAAGTACGTATGGTTTACTGAAAGATCGTTCACAAAAAGAGGTAACAGAATTAATTGATTATTTAACTGCTTACCGATTTCTACAGGTTTCTGGCGGCCAATACCCTGTATTGCAAGTTTCGGAGAGTGGAATCGAGGTTTTGAAGGGAATCAAGAAAGTTTATCGAAAATCTGCGGTTAAGGCTAAAAAAAGTTTGCCAGAAGATAGTGACTTATTTGAAAAGTTGCGTAGACTACGACGAAATTTTGCAGAAAAGCAGCATGTGCCACCTTTCGTTATTTTTTCAGATAAAACATTACAATCTATGTGTGAAATCTTACCGACTAAGCTTTCGGAAATGCAAGTTGTTAAGGGAGTAGGGGAAAATAAATTGCAAAAGTATGGAAAGCAATTTATAGAATTGATTAAAGCAGAGACAGTTGAGGAGTAA
- a CDS encoding GH25 family lysozyme: MFNLNKKRYKMYKDGKNWVAAAITALAIGVGVSTLQEDVTAHAATTSSVATSTVKASSAANSLQTHSSVVTSSQATSSQAKASSVASSNLKASTSTAAVSKTTAASSSTATSSVAATTKSAVSSVAKPVSNVAAVKSSATSQVKKSAAAASSVSVTAKSVAPASSTASKPEQGTDWAVYQGNNGKQAYSTDKFAIAQIGGTINGSIYDQSTYQTQVATGLKNGLRMHTYIWDQFGSSTSNATNVLNYFLPKVTTPKGSIVALDFEDGASNNVSFNTNTLIQQMTQIKNYGYTPMYYSYKPYTLQYVNYNAILNLFPNSLWIAAYPDYNVTSTPNYNYFPSMNGVAIWQFTSTYASGGLDGDVDLLGVTNNGYPTTGIQVGKTVQIKSSAQTWATGQAIPTNVKGQSYVVQQVNGSKVLLSTVDSWISDFNVTPVSVTSVKNTNDSSIDLQLTSSTESNKTTIKIPKGFTAEVGQFVNGNVSISIHSNYTTTSSVVGTLAAGKAVVYDSYINKNGYVWVHYKNSNGKDVYLPTHPSGTANNVWGTFKDAPTNSSSSASKVTVSKTSPSSKANLKPISSAKPAAKPAAKPAAKPAAKPAAKPAAKPAAKPAAKPAAKPAAKPAKPAAKPAAKPAAKPAPKPTTKIPSGFTKESATFVNGNVPIMIHTSPSATSTVIKKLAVGASVKYDSYVNKNGYVWVHFTLNGKDAYLPTHPTGTANNVWGKFI; the protein is encoded by the coding sequence ATGTTTAATTTGAATAAAAAGCGTTACAAGATGTACAAGGATGGTAAAAATTGGGTAGCGGCTGCAATTACCGCCTTGGCAATTGGAGTTGGAGTTTCAACCTTACAGGAGGACGTGACTGCTCACGCTGCAACGACTAGTAGTGTTGCAACCAGTACTGTGAAGGCTAGCTCAGCAGCAAATAGTTTGCAAACGCACTCATCAGTAGTTACTAGTTCACAAGCTACTAGTTCGCAAGCAAAGGCTAGCTCGGTAGCTAGTTCAAATTTAAAAGCTTCAACAAGTACTGCAGCGGTTAGCAAGACTACTGCTGCTTCTAGTAGTACAGCAACTAGTTCTGTGGCTGCAACTACTAAAAGTGCAGTATCTTCGGTAGCAAAGCCTGTAAGCAATGTGGCAGCCGTGAAGAGTTCTGCAACCAGTCAGGTCAAAAAAAGTGCTGCGGCCGCTAGTTCTGTATCAGTTACAGCTAAAAGTGTCGCGCCAGCGTCTTCAACAGCTAGTAAACCAGAACAAGGAACTGACTGGGCCGTTTATCAAGGAAACAATGGGAAGCAGGCCTATTCAACTGATAAGTTTGCAATTGCTCAGATTGGTGGAACAATCAATGGTTCCATTTATGACCAGTCTACTTACCAAACACAGGTTGCTACTGGGCTAAAAAATGGGTTGCGAATGCACACATATATCTGGGACCAGTTTGGCTCAAGTACAAGCAATGCTACCAATGTTTTAAATTATTTCCTTCCAAAAGTTACAACACCTAAAGGCTCAATTGTGGCTCTTGATTTCGAAGACGGTGCATCAAATAACGTAAGTTTTAATACTAATACTTTGATTCAGCAGATGACGCAAATAAAAAATTACGGATATACACCAATGTATTATAGTTATAAGCCATATACGTTACAGTACGTGAACTATAATGCTATTTTAAATTTGTTTCCTAATTCACTATGGATAGCTGCTTACCCAGACTATAATGTCACATCAACGCCTAATTATAACTACTTCCCATCAATGAATGGCGTTGCTATTTGGCAGTTCACATCTACATATGCCTCAGGAGGTCTAGATGGGGATGTTGATCTGTTGGGTGTAACAAATAATGGATATCCAACAACGGGAATTCAAGTTGGTAAAACAGTTCAAATCAAGTCTTCTGCACAAACGTGGGCTACTGGGCAAGCTATCCCAACTAATGTAAAAGGGCAGAGCTATGTAGTCCAGCAGGTGAATGGTAGTAAAGTGCTTCTTTCTACTGTGGACAGCTGGATTAGTGACTTTAATGTAACTCCAGTTTCAGTAACATCTGTTAAAAATACAAATGACTCAAGTATTGATCTGCAATTGACAAGTTCAACTGAATCAAACAAGACGACAATTAAAATTCCTAAGGGATTTACAGCAGAAGTAGGACAGTTTGTGAATGGAAATGTATCAATTTCTATCCATTCTAATTACACAACAACGTCATCAGTAGTCGGTACTCTTGCAGCTGGAAAAGCAGTTGTATATGATTCATACATCAATAAGAATGGTTACGTATGGGTACATTATAAGAATAGCAATGGGAAAGACGTATATCTTCCAACTCATCCATCTGGTACAGCCAATAATGTTTGGGGAACATTTAAAGATGCTCCAACTAATTCAAGTTCGTCAGCAAGCAAGGTAACTGTTTCAAAGACAAGTCCAAGTTCAAAGGCAAACTTGAAGCCTATTAGTTCAGCAAAACCGGCAGCAAAACCGGCAGCAAAACCGGCAGCAAAACCGGCAGCAAAACCGGCAGCAAAACCGGCAGCAAAACCGGCAGCAAAACCGGCAGCAAAACCGGCAGCAAAACCGGCAGCAAAACCGGCAAAACCGGCAGCAAAACCGGCAGCAAAACCGGCAGCAAAACCGGCACCTAAACCCACAACTAAGATACCAAGTGGGTTCACAAAGGAAAGTGCAACTTTTGTTAATGGAAATGTACCCATCATGATTCATACTAGTCCTAGTGCAACTTCAACGGTAATTAAGAAATTAGCAGTGGGGGCCAGCGTGAAATATGATTCGTATGTTAATAAAAATGGTTACGTATGGGTTCACTTTACCTTAAATGGCAAAGATGCATATTTGCCAACTCACCCAACAGGTACTGCAAATAATGTCTGGGGAAAATTTATTTAA